In Gossypium arboreum isolate Shixiya-1 chromosome 5, ASM2569848v2, whole genome shotgun sequence, a single genomic region encodes these proteins:
- the LOC108453072 gene encoding calmodulin-binding transcription activator 4, producing the protein MAQSGYDINNLFREAQSRWLKPAEVLFILQNHEKYQLEQEPPHKPTSGSLFLFNKRVLRFFRKDGHSWRKKKDGRTVGEAHERLKVGNVETLNCYYAHGEQNPSFQRRSYWMLDPAYEHIVLVHYREINEAKPCSASTVHSPLSNSASTPSPISYTSQNPGFNSLSSDVHESYQNLPSPGSAEVSSDIVIKNNGIDNTVEYPSPDDLQVVQALKRLEEQLSLNEDSVKEMSQFYCVDGDTNDLEFQEYGREITKQEQQADLLYEPDNIFQDHLYSQPARVENYSNSSMLLPDGGKNGGHSQVYGNDNSNGIHESQYWKSVFDSCKTQSAVNSKGKPLSSLRMRAAEQQEQSHLLNFNGSSIEASPVLLHQEVGNVDIPAYSSAIESFDTKSDNYRMFFNQEEIGIPLAADSSLTITQKQKFTIREISPEWGYSSEPTRVFIVGSFLCDPSESAWACMFGETEVPIEIIQEGVICCKAPPHLPGKVTLCITSANRESCSEIREFEYRVSSSSCTRCNVSHAEAPKSLEELLLLVRFVKMLLTDSSSQKDSIDSGAHFSEKLKADDESWSHVIEALLIGSGTSSGTIDWLLQELLKDKLQQWLSSRSKESGDQPGITMSKKEQGIIHMAAGLGFEWALNPILNHGVSINFRDINGWTALHWAARFGREKMVAALIASGASAGAVTDPTSQDPSGETPASIAASSGHKGLAGYLSEVALMSHLSSLTLEESELSKGSAAVQAEIAVNSVSRGSLAINEDQLSLKDTLAAVRNAAQAAARIQNAFRAHSFRKRQQKEDADIAASVDEYGISLGEIQNLSTMSKLAFGNARDYNSAALSIQKKFRGWKGRKDFLALRQKVVKIQAHVRGYQVRKNYKVICWAVGVLDKVVLRWRRKGVGLRGFRSESDCIDDEEEDILKVFRKQKVDVAIDEAVSRVLSMVDSPDARQQYRRMLEKYRQAKAKLVNTDEPTSSTSITDVYDMESDDIFYIP; encoded by the exons ATGGCGCAATCAG GGTATGATATTAATAATCTGTTTCGGGAAGCTCAATCTCGGTGGTTGAAGCCAGCTGAAGTACTGTTTATACTACAAAACCATGAGAAGTATCAGCTTGAGCAAGAGCCCCCTCACAAGCCAACAa GTGGCTCATTGTTTCTTTTCAACAAGAGGGTTCTTCGGTTCTTTCGTAAAGATGGCCATAGTTGgcgtaagaagaaggatggaagaACTGTCGGGGAAGCCCACGAAAGGCTTAAG GTTGGTAATGTTGAAACCTTGAATTGTTACTATGCTCATGGAGAGCAGAACCCCAGTTTTCAGAGACGTAGCTACTGGATGCTGGACCC GGCATACGAGCATATTGTTCTTGTTCATTATAGAGAGATAAATGAGGCTAAGCCCTGTTCTGCATCCACTGTGCACTCACCATTATCCAATTCTGCTAGTACTCCAAGTCCAATCTCATATACTTCTCAAAATCCTGGATTTAACTCTCTATCTAGTGATGTACATGAATCATATCAGAACTTACCTAGTCCTGGGTCTGCTGAAGTTAGCTCTGATATAGTCATTAAGAACAATGGAATAGATAATACAGTAGAGTATCCCAGTCCAGATGATCTTCAGGTTGTTCAAGCTTTAAAGAGGCTTGAGGAGCAGCTAAGTTTGAATGAAGACAGCGTGAAAGAAATGAGTCAATTCTACTGCGTGGATGGGGATACAAATGATTTGGAGTTTCAGGAATATGGAAGGGAGATCACCAAGCAGGAGCAACAGGCAGATCTACTGTATGAACCTGATAATATCTTTCAAGATCACCTTTATTCCCAACCGGCTAGAGTAGAAAATTATTCAAATAGCTCCATGCTGCTTCCCGATGGAG GTAAAAATGGAGGACATAGTCAAGTCTATGGCAATGATAATTCAAATGGAATCCATGAATCTCAATATTGGAAAAGCGTATTTGACTCATGCAAGACTCAATCAGCTGTTAACTCCAAG GGAAAACCACTATCTTCTTTGAGGATGAGAGCCGCTGAGCAACAGGAACAGTCTCATTTGCTGAATTTTAATGGATCGAGCATTGAAGCCT CTCCCGTACTGCTGCATCAAGAAGTTGGAAATGTTGACATTCCTGCATATTCTTCTGCAATAGAATCTTTTGACACCAAGTCTGATAATTATAGAATGTTTTTCAACCAAGAAGAAATAGGAATTCCTCTTGCAGCAGATTCAAGCTTGACTATCACACAGAAGCAGAAGTTCACAATTCGAGAAATTTCTCCAGAATGGGGTTACTCCAGTGAGCCTACAAGG GTCTTCATTGTTGGATCTTTTCTCTGTGATCCATCAGAATCTGCCTGGGCATGTATGTTTGGGGAGACTGAAGTTCCTATTGAGATCATTCAGGAAGGTGTTATTTGTTGTAAAGCTCCTCCTCACCTTCCCGGGAAGGTCACACTCTGCATCACTAGTGCTAATCGTGAGTCCTGCAGTGAAATCAGAGAGTTCGAGTATAGAGTTAGTAGTAGTAGTTGCACTCGGTGTAATGTATCCCACGCAGAAGCTCCTAAAAGTCTTGAAGAGCTATTGCTACTTGTAAGATTTGTAAAGATGCTTCTGACTGATTCATCATCACAAAAAGATAGCATAGATTCTGGAGCACATTTTTCGGAAAAGCTTAAAGCTGATGATGAATCATGGAGTCATGTCATAGAGGCTCTTTTAATTGGCAGTGGGACTTCCTCTGGTACTATTGATTGGCTTCTGCAAGAGCTTCTAAAAGACAAACTGCAACAATGGTTATCTTCTAGATCCAAGGAATCAGGAGATCAGCCAGGCATCACCATGTCCAAGAAAGAGCAAGGAATAATACACATGGCTGCTGGATTGGGCTTTGAGTGGGCCTTAAATCCAATTCTAAACCATGGAGTCAGTATAAATTTCCGAGACATTAACGGATGGACTGCTCTTCACTGGGCTGCAAGATTCGGAAG AGAAAAAATGGTTGCTGCACTTATAGCCTCTGGTGCTTCAGCTGGGGCAGTGACAGATCCAACCTCACAAGATCCTAGTGGTGAGACCCCAGCATCTATTGCTGCCTCGAGTGGTCATAAGGGACTCGCTGGTTATCTTTCAGAGGTAGCTCTTATGAGCCACCTTTCATCCCTTACACTGGAAGAAAGTGAGCTTTCCAAAGGCTCGGCTGCAGTTCAGGCTGAAATTGCTGTTAATAGTGTCTCACGGGGGAGCCTTGCCATCAATGAGGATCAACTTTCACTTAAAGATACATTGGCTGCTGTCAGGAATGCAGCTCAGGCCGCTGCACGTATACAAAATGCTTTCCGTGCACATTCTTTCAGGAAGCGACAACAGAAAGAAGATGCTGATATTGCAGCTAGTGTAGATGAGTATGGTATCAGTTTGGGTGAAATCCAAAATCTTTCTACCATGTCAAAGCTAGCTTTTGGAAATGCCCGTGATTACAACTCTGCGGCTTTATCTATTCAGAAGAAATTTCGAGGCTGGAAAGGTCGGAAAGACTTTCTGGCACTTCGCCAGAAAGTTGTGAAGATACAG GCCCATGTGAGAGGTTACCAGGTGAGGAAAAACTACAAGGTTATCTGTTGGGCTGTTGGTGTTCTAGACAAGGTTGTACTTCGATGGCGCCGTAAAGGTGTAGGCTTGCGAGGTTTTCGCAGTGAGTCGGATTGCATTGATGATGAAGAAGAGGACATTCTCAAAGTGTTCCGCAAACAGAAAGTGGATGTAGCAATCGATGAGGCAGTCTCACGTGTGTTGTCTATGGTTGATTCTCCAGATGCACGTCAACAATATCGCCGGATGCTTGAAAAGTATCGCCAAGCTAAG GCTAAACTTGTTAATACAGATGAACCAACATCATCAACTTCCATAACAGATGTTTATGATATGGAAAGCGACGATATTTTCTATATCCCATAG
- the LOC108453073 gene encoding nuclear transport factor 2B isoform X1, with protein MDPDAVAKAFVEHYYTTFDANRAGLANLYQDGSMLTFEGQKIQGSQSIVAKLTSLPFQQCQHSITTVDCQPSGAGGMLVFVSGTLQLAGEQHALKFSQMFHLMPTPQGSFYVLNDIFRLNYA; from the exons aTGGATCCAGACGCAGTAGCCAAGGCGTTCGTCGAGCACTACTACACGACGTTCGATGCGAACCGGGCCGGTCTAGCCAATCTCTACCAGGACGGTTCAATGTTGACCTTCGAGGGTCAAAAGATCCAAGGCTCTCAGAGCATCGTCGCTAAGCTCACCAGCCTTCCTTTCCAGCAGTGTCAGCACAGCATCACCACCGTCGATTGTCAGCCCTCCGGCGCTGGCGGCATGCTGGTTTTCGTCAGTGGTACCCTCCAACTGGCCGGCGAGCAGCATGCTCTCAAGTTCAGCCAG ATGTTTCATTTGATGCCAACACCGCAGGGAAGCTTCTACGTGTTGAATGACATATTCAGGTTGAACTATGCATAA
- the LOC108453073 gene encoding nuclear transport factor 2A isoform X2: MDPDAVAKAFVEHYYTTFDANRAGLANLYQDGSMLTFEGQKIQGSQSIVAKLTSLPFQQCQHSITTVDCQPSGAGGMLVFVSGTLQLAGEQHALKFSQRTEFFIS; the protein is encoded by the exons aTGGATCCAGACGCAGTAGCCAAGGCGTTCGTCGAGCACTACTACACGACGTTCGATGCGAACCGGGCCGGTCTAGCCAATCTCTACCAGGACGGTTCAATGTTGACCTTCGAGGGTCAAAAGATCCAAGGCTCTCAGAGCATCGTCGCTAAGCTCACCAGCCTTCCTTTCCAGCAGTGTCAGCACAGCATCACCACCGTCGATTGTCAGCCCTCCGGCGCTGGCGGCATGCTGGTTTTCGTCAGTGGTACCCTCCAACTGGCCGGCGAGCAGCATGCTCTCAAGTTCAGCCAG AGAACTGAGTTTTTCATTTCGTAA
- the LOC108489897 gene encoding snRNA-activating protein complex subunit isoform X1 produces the protein MEANRTNTVEEEANCLIPKGGPIYISNLISPLTSVPEFQNSVLRQLQELEAELDSHQLAESEDICVDDLKIHKEEELVEMALKEAFKEDEHVENASEGLENGSNSGYHTRSRKGHAVEDASTSIEPLNGCPGTDLDGAATDRKNGSKKQKRRRMNDRHIEDTYIKKVDKLAKIKQKQDEDKATAKLHALNAISKISEGSIPSSDKIERMKSLRFTSSSGKAKSADVKEHIPVLYPETILCVEVYHNIRKWSKVQEFLVLGRQTLTELKDKICCLTDQVMQKAGRYDPSGYFLIEDIFFNDLRDPCAIDYSEPIFDWLRNSPDDAMRKWESIITGELQQKQRSVLGSVTPSRLPHFKAADMHKTRFCDFRFQLGARYLYCHQGDCKHTIVIRDMRSIHPDDVQNRAAYPIMIFQLKPRVQKCSVCKITRASKVTLDDKWARENPCYFCDYCYSLLHSKDESPLYDEFSVFDYLHE, from the exons ATGGAGGCGAATCGGACGAACACGGTAGAAGAGGAAGCAAATTGTTTAATCCCAAAGGGTGGCCCCATTTATATTTCCAATCTCATTAGTCCTCTCACTAGCGTGcctgagtttcaaaactcagttCTTCGACAACTCCAG GAATTAGAGGCTGAATTGGATTCACATCAACTTGCTGAGTCTGAGGATATTTG TGTTGACGACCTTAAAATTCACAAGGAGGAAGAGTTAGTAGAAATGGCTCTCAAGGAAGCTTTTAAG GAGGATGAGCATGTTGAAAATGCTTCTGAAGGTTTAGAAAACGGCTCCAATTCAGG TTATCATACAAGATCCAGAAAGGGACATGCAGTAGAGGATGCTTCAACTTCAATCGAGCCCTTAAATGGGTGTCCTGGTACTGATTTAGATGGAGCTGCGACAGATAGGAAGAATGGCTCAAAGAAGCAAAAGAGAAGGAGAATGAATGACCGTCATATTGAA GATACATATATCAAAAAGGTTGACAAACTTGCAAAGATTAAACAAAAGCAGGATGAAGACAAAGCAACAGCAAAGCTACATGCTTTGAA TGCCATCTCCAAGATCTCTGAAGGTTCAATTCCATCGTCTGATAAAATTGAAAGGATGAAATCTCTCCGGTTTACGAGTTCTAGTGGAAAG GCAAAGTCGGCAGATGTCAAGGAGCACATACCAGTGTTATACCCTGAAACTATTCTCTGTGTTGAGGTCTACCATAACATACGAAAATGGTCAAAG GTCCAAGAGTTCTTGGTTCTTGGCCGTCAAACCTTAACCGAACTTAAGGACAAGATATGTTGCTTGACTGACCAGGTGATGCAGAAGGCTGGCCGTTATGATCCTTCTGGATATTTCCTTATAGAA GATATATTTTTTAATGACTTGAGAGATCCCTGTGCTATAGATTACAGTGAGCCTATTTTTGATTGGCTTAGAAACTCTCCAGATGATGCTATGAGAAAATGGGAAAGCATCATAACTGGTGAGTTGCAACAAAAGCAAAGATCAGTTTTAGGCAGTGTGACACCTTCAAGATTGCCTCATTTCAAAGCCGCGGACATGCACAAGACTCGGTTTTGTGACTTTAGGTTTCAACTTGGTGCCAGATATCTCTATTGTCATCAG GGTGACTGCAAGCACACAATCGTGATTAGGGACATGAGGTCGATTCATCCAGATGATGTACAAAACCGAGCAGCTTATCCAATAATGATCTTTCAACTAAAACCCCGAGTTCAGAAATGCAGTGTTTGTAAAATTACGAGAGCCTCGAAGGTAACCTTAGATGATAAGTGGGCAAGGGAGAACCCTTGTTATTTCTGTGATTATTGCTATTCTCTTCTTCATTCAAAGGACGAGTCCCCTCTATATGATGAATTTTCTGTATTTGATTACTTACATGAGTAG
- the LOC108489897 gene encoding snRNA-activating protein complex subunit isoform X2, translated as MEANRTNTVEEEANCLIPKGGPIYISNLISPLTSVPEFQNSVLRQLQELEAELDSHQLAESEDICVDDLKIHKEEELVEMALKEAFKEDEHVENASEGLENGSNSGYHTRSRKGHAVEDASTSIEPLNGCPGTDLDGAATDRKNGSKKQKRRRMNDRHIEDTYIKKVDKLAKIKQKQDEDKATAKLHALNAISKISEGSIPSSDKIERMKSLRFTSSSGKAKSADVKEHIPVLYPETILCVEVYHNIRKWSKVQEFLVLGRQTLTELKDKICCLTDQVMQKAGRYDPSGYFLIEDIFFNDLRDPCAIDYSEPIFDWLRNSPDDAMRKWESIITGELQQKQRSVLGSVTPSRLPHFKAADMHKTRFCDFRFQLGARYLYCHQPIFVR; from the exons ATGGAGGCGAATCGGACGAACACGGTAGAAGAGGAAGCAAATTGTTTAATCCCAAAGGGTGGCCCCATTTATATTTCCAATCTCATTAGTCCTCTCACTAGCGTGcctgagtttcaaaactcagttCTTCGACAACTCCAG GAATTAGAGGCTGAATTGGATTCACATCAACTTGCTGAGTCTGAGGATATTTG TGTTGACGACCTTAAAATTCACAAGGAGGAAGAGTTAGTAGAAATGGCTCTCAAGGAAGCTTTTAAG GAGGATGAGCATGTTGAAAATGCTTCTGAAGGTTTAGAAAACGGCTCCAATTCAGG TTATCATACAAGATCCAGAAAGGGACATGCAGTAGAGGATGCTTCAACTTCAATCGAGCCCTTAAATGGGTGTCCTGGTACTGATTTAGATGGAGCTGCGACAGATAGGAAGAATGGCTCAAAGAAGCAAAAGAGAAGGAGAATGAATGACCGTCATATTGAA GATACATATATCAAAAAGGTTGACAAACTTGCAAAGATTAAACAAAAGCAGGATGAAGACAAAGCAACAGCAAAGCTACATGCTTTGAA TGCCATCTCCAAGATCTCTGAAGGTTCAATTCCATCGTCTGATAAAATTGAAAGGATGAAATCTCTCCGGTTTACGAGTTCTAGTGGAAAG GCAAAGTCGGCAGATGTCAAGGAGCACATACCAGTGTTATACCCTGAAACTATTCTCTGTGTTGAGGTCTACCATAACATACGAAAATGGTCAAAG GTCCAAGAGTTCTTGGTTCTTGGCCGTCAAACCTTAACCGAACTTAAGGACAAGATATGTTGCTTGACTGACCAGGTGATGCAGAAGGCTGGCCGTTATGATCCTTCTGGATATTTCCTTATAGAA GATATATTTTTTAATGACTTGAGAGATCCCTGTGCTATAGATTACAGTGAGCCTATTTTTGATTGGCTTAGAAACTCTCCAGATGATGCTATGAGAAAATGGGAAAGCATCATAACTGGTGAGTTGCAACAAAAGCAAAGATCAGTTTTAGGCAGTGTGACACCTTCAAGATTGCCTCATTTCAAAGCCGCGGACATGCACAAGACTCGGTTTTGTGACTTTAGGTTTCAACTTGGTGCCAGATATCTCTATTGTCATCAG CCTATTTTTGTTCGATGA